A window of the Henckelia pumila isolate YLH828 chromosome 3, ASM3356847v2, whole genome shotgun sequence genome harbors these coding sequences:
- the LOC140890342 gene encoding uncharacterized protein — protein sequence MGRFENAALLHQYSDGIKCRVFLSTLVKSTQQWFNMLKPGSIRSFDDFSVVFMHQFSSSKKYQKTYLSLFVMKQQDQETLREFIQRFNGAALEVSTATPDILISAFTQGLKEGEFYKSLVKKPPSSYDDLLARAEKYVNLEDAQRHRRTEQRQGGSNVEGADKGGRKRGMGEREDDRARGKGQFSPYAPLAQNWDKVMEVEEKRRNQGSSQRIDEGPKLPPPMRRSRTPSRGNQEFHSPPRRGRGPPWINQGMEEPRMDIEGQGPPQGFDQRRRMIDDANNPTRSMIHMISGGATDGDSGRARKAHVTIANYDVARTFVDSGSSVNILFKWTFDQMKIERYELKSISTPLYGFTGHAILPMGLIDLPVSMESDPKRVTKTVSFTVVDAPLSYNGILGRPAMKDFKAIASTYHQKLKFSVGREVGVLHGDQMVAHRCYDEVVREGGKRAWMEVNIIKSGRNMLSMVEE from the exons ATGGGAAGATTCGAGAACGCCGCCTTATTGCATCAATACTCCGATGGTATAAAATGTCGAGTATTCTTGAGCACGTTAGTGAAGTCCACCCAGCAATGGTTCAATATGTTGAAACCTGGTTCCATAAGGTCTTTCGATGATTTCAGTGTGGTTTTTATGCATCAGTTTTCTAGTAGCAAGAAGTATCAAAAGACCTACTTGAGTTTGTTTGTGATGAAGCAACAAGACCAAGAAACTTTGAGGGAGTTTATCCAACGCTTTAATGGTGCGGCTTTGGAAGTGTCGACTGCCACTCCTGATATACTGATAAGTGCTTTTACCCAAGGGTTGAAAGAAGGTGAATTCTACAAGTCTCTGGTTAAGAAGCCTCCATCAAGCTACGACGATCTTTTGGCACGAGCGGAGAAGTACGTGAATCTAGAAGACGCTCAAAGACATAGGAGGACCGAGCAAAGGCAAGGAGGTAGTAATGTGGAAGGGGCAGATAAGGGAGGTAGGAAGCGAGGGATGGGAGAAAGAGAAGATGATCGAGCACGAGGCAAAGGGCAATTCTCACCCTATGCTCCCTTGGCTCAAAATTGGGACAAGGTGATGGAGGTggaggagaaaagaagaaatcaagGAAGTTCGCAAAGGATTGATGAAGGTCCTAAGTTACCTCCACCTATGAGGAGATCAAGAACTCCGTCAAGAGGTAATCAAGAGTTTCATTCGCCCCCGAGGCGAGGGCGAGGCCCTCCTTGGATAAATCAAGGAATGGAGGAGCCGAGAATGGATATAGAGGGTCAGGGTCCTCCTCAAGGATTTGACCAAAGAAGGAGGATGATAGATGATGCTAACAATCCTACGAGAAGTATGATTCATATGATTTCAGGAGGTGCCACCGATGGTGATTCTGGGCGAGCACGTAAAGCACATG TTACAATTGCGAATTATGATGTAGCAAGGACATTTGTTGACAGTGGGAGTTCAGTGAACATATTGTTCAAATGGACGTTTGACCAAATGAAGATAGAAAGATATGAATTAAAGTCGATCTCTACACCTTTGTATGGATTCACAGGTCATGCTATTCTACCAATGGGACTAATTGATCTCCCAGTGTCCATGGAAAGCGATCCTAAGAGGGTAACGAAGACGGTGAGCTTCACGGTGGTAGATGCTCCCTTATCGTACAATGGAATTTTGGGTCGGCCGGCTATGAAGGACTTTAAAGCCATCGCTTCTACATATCATCAGAAGCTCAAGTTTTCAGTAGGGAGAGAAGTTGGGGTCTTGCATGGGGATCAAATGGTGGCACACAGATGTTATGATGAGGTGGTGAGAGAGGGAGGTAAAAGGGCGTGGATGGAGGTTAACATAATAAAAAGTGGAAGGAATATGTTGTCGATGGTTGAGGAATAA